TTGACCGCGAACGAAGTCAACGTCATTCGTCCCGAACGATTCGGACGACCGGAAACGCCCGTTCTCGCGATGGTGCGCTATCGGGCCACGCCCGCGCCGGCCCGCGCGACGCTTGACTCCGGCGATAGCCTTTCAATCCAATTCGACGAACCGCAACGCGCCGTCGCGCCCGGCCAACTCGTCGCGCTCTTCGACGAACGCGGCGAAGAAGTACTCGGCGCAGCCACCATCGTCACCGCGCTCTAAGCGCGCCTGTCATCCTGAGCTTGTCGAAGGTCGGAGCTCGTCGAAGGACGGGGGGAAGTGGACGTCTTCTACGCGTTCGTAGATTGCGAAGCGCTTGTCGAGTGCGGTGATGGCGAAGAGCTTGCGAATCGATGGCTTCGTGACGACGATCGCGAGGTGGCCGGCGCGTTCCTTGAGCTGTTTGCCGAGGCGCACGATCGCGCTCAAGCCGGTGGAGTCGATGAACTCGAGCCGCACGAGATCGAGGATCACGCGATTGGCAACGATTCCGACCTCGTCGAGACGCTCGCGCACGATATCCGCATTCGCAAGGTCGAGTTCGCCCGTCATTTCGACGACGGCCGGATTGCCGGAAGCGGGATCGAATACGATCGTGACGGCTACGGTTTCGTGCATGGCTTCTCCATCTATTGGTAGATGCCGCGTTCGCGGGTACGCAGCAATTCGCCCAGCGCGTCTATCAGAACTGCCTTCTTGCTCGCCGCGTCGGCTTCTTCGTATCGGGGATAAGCCTCGTCGAGTAATTTCTTGAGGCCTTCCCGCACGAGTTCCTTGGATTCGTCGGAGGCGGGCGCCGCCGTTGAAGCCGTTGGGTGGAGGTAGGCGTCAATTTTACCACATTCGAGTAAACGCAAGATCGTGTGCTCGCAGGTCGTGCGCTGGTAGACGTTGCGCCGCGAACGCGACTCGGGAAAACTCCGGCGCGTTCGCACGAAGAACCCATATTCCTCGAGTACGGCGATCGATTCGAAGACCATGGTCGTACTCAACAACCCGAGATCCTTACGGATTTGCTCGATCGTTGGGTGGCAGGCGCTCGAGTCGTCGCAGAGCATGGTCAGGTAGACGTACATCGAGACTTGCCGCGGATTTAAAACGTGAAAAAGAAAGCCGCTCCACCATGCCGGTAACTCCGCGTACGGCGCGCACTCTTGGCCGGGAGCCGTATCGCAATCCACAGAACGCCCGTTCTAAGCGAGCGACCCAGCGCCTTTGGAGGCAAGGGTACAATAATTTGGATGCCGCGGCGATTTACGCGCTCGCAAGCGCCACGTCGTCTCGCACGTTCCAGTACGTGTCGCGAATCACGGGTCGAAAGCCGGCGGTAACGACCAGCTCTTCCAATTGCTTGCGCGTCGCTTCGTTCGTCGAGCCGGCATCGTGTACGACTTGCTCCTCGAGGATGGTGCCGCCCATATCGTCGCATCCGTAAAAGAGTGCGAGTTGGCCCATTTTCAGTCCCGGCGTCAGCCACGAGGCTTGCAGATGCGGGAAATTATCCAAGTACAGGCGCGAGATTGCGAGCACGCGCAGATACTCGAGGCCCGTAGCTTCCTTGCCGCGCAGCGGCGTCTTCCACGGCACGTAGTACCATGGGATGAAGGCGGTAAACCCGGCGGTTTCGTCTTGAAGGGCGCGCAGCACGTCGAGGTGCTCGATGCGCTCTTCGTCGGTCTCGATCGATCCGAACATCATCGTCGCCGTGGTCGGCATGCCGAGGAGCTGCGCTTCGCGCATCACGCCGAGCCATACGTCCGGCGTTACCTTGCGCGCGCTAATGCGCTTGCGGACGCGTTCGACCAATATCTCCGCGCCCGCACCCGGCAGCGACTTCATGCCCGCCGCCTTCAACCGAACGAGGACGTCGTGCGTCGGCATCTTCTCCACGTTCGCGAGCCCGATAACTTCCGAGACCGAGAGCGAATGGATGTCGACGTTCGGATACTCCATGCGTACGCGATTGAAGAGCGCCTCGAACCATTCCAAGTGGAGTTCGGGATTGACGCCGCCTTGAATCATGATCTGCGTCGCGCCCTGGTCGGCGGCATACTTGACGCGCGCGAGCACCTGGTCGTGCGACATCGTGTAGCCTTCTTTGTGCTTCTCCGGCCGAAAGAACGCGCAGAACGTGCAATGCACGTTGCAGACGTTGGTGTAGTTGATCGTCGTATCGATCACGTACGTTACGTCGTTCGTGGGATAGAGCTGCATGCGGCGCGCGTTCGCCGCCGCGCCGAGCGCGTGAAGGTCGGCCTCTTTGTAAAGCCGGACGCCCTCGTCGAAACTCAAACGGCCGCCGTTTGCGGCCTTATCCAGCAGATTAGCGAGAGACACCGAGGACCTCCGGTACGACTGGCGGCAGCGCATCGATGGCGCCGACCGCTAGCAATTCGCGGCAGAATGCGGCTAAGCCGCTCTGCGCCGCTAAGTGAAACGTGAAGTTAAGTTTGGCGTAATACTGCTCGTAAAATCCCGGCGGTCGCGGCCGGATGGCCTGCGCCTGCTCGACGATCCGATCTCGCGATGCGCGGCCCCACGAATAGGCGTCGGTCAGGGCGTGCATGCACGCACGAACCTCCTCGAGACGCGTTTGGTAGATGTCGCGCCGCGCCACCCACACGGCCGTAATCGACTGCTCGCCGGTCCACGCGCGCCACAGACTTCCGAGGTCGTAGACGTGCTCCGGTTCGAAGATGAAGTGCGCGTCGATGGCGGTATCGCCGATTACCATCGCGGGTGCTCCGGCGCGCGCGCGGGCGAGCGGATCGTCGTCGTCGACGAACTCGGCTCGCACGCCGTACCGGCGTTCGAGCAGAACGCGCAGCAGATTTCGGCCGCTCTCCGACTCGCGCGTCGTCGCGATTTTCACGCCGTCGAGCAGCGCCGGCGGCGTTTGCGAGACGAGCAACACCGAAACGATTTCATCGCGGGCGCCGATGCAGAGATCGGGCAGCAGCACGTAATGCTCCGCGTCGCGCGCGTACGCAAACGCGCTGATCGGCCCCATGTCCAGCTCGTTCGAACGCATCATCGCGTTGAGCCGCGCCGGGACATCCGCATAGAGCGTGCCGGGATATGCCACCGCACCCGCGTCGAACGCTCCAAAGATCGGCAGATCGTTCACGTAACGCATCCGCGACGAACGCAGGCTGGTTGCCATCATGCTTCGATCAGTTCGCGTTCGGGGGGAGTCCAGTCGTGGGGGAACTCTTCGTAGGTCGAGTTGCGGCGAACGGGTTCGTAGCCGGCCTGTTCGATCAACGCGCGGAAGGTGCGATCGTCGACGAATTGGCCGGACTGCGTGCCGGCGGAGTGATAGATCATCTCCTCGTCGGTCGAGCCGTGCGTGCCGTCCATATCGTCGGCCCCAAATTGCAAGGCAACCTGGCAGACCTTGAGACCCTGAATCATCCAGTACGCCTTGATGTGATCGAAGTTATCGAGCATCAAGCGCGCGACCGCGAAGGTACGGATATCGTCGAGTCCGGTCGTCCACCCACAGTCGTTGAGCTCGTTGCCGTCGGGATGGAACGCGAGCGGAATAAAAGCGTTGAATCCGGGCGAGCGCTCTTGCGACTCGCGCAGGCGC
This Candidatus Baltobacteraceae bacterium DNA region includes the following protein-coding sequences:
- a CDS encoding menaquinone biosynthesis protein translates to MMATSLRSSRMRYVNDLPIFGAFDAGAVAYPGTLYADVPARLNAMMRSNELDMGPISAFAYARDAEHYVLLPDLCIGARDEIVSVLLVSQTPPALLDGVKIATTRESESGRNLLRVLLERRYGVRAEFVDDDDPLARARAGAPAMVIGDTAIDAHFIFEPEHVYDLGSLWRAWTGEQSITAVWVARRDIYQTRLEEVRACMHALTDAYSWGRASRDRIVEQAQAIRPRPPGFYEQYYAKLNFTFHLAAQSGLAAFCRELLAVGAIDALPPVVPEVLGVSR
- a CDS encoding STAS domain-containing protein, with the protein product MHETVAVTIVFDPASGNPAVVEMTGELDLANADIVRERLDEVGIVANRVILDLVRLEFIDSTGLSAIVRLGKQLKERAGHLAIVVTKPSIRKLFAITALDKRFAIYERVEDVHFPPSFDELRPSTSSG
- the mqnC gene encoding cyclic dehypoxanthinyl futalosine synthase; the encoded protein is MSLANLLDKAANGGRLSFDEGVRLYKEADLHALGAAANARRMQLYPTNDVTYVIDTTINYTNVCNVHCTFCAFFRPEKHKEGYTMSHDQVLARVKYAADQGATQIMIQGGVNPELHLEWFEALFNRVRMEYPNVDIHSLSVSEVIGLANVEKMPTHDVLVRLKAAGMKSLPGAGAEILVERVRKRISARKVTPDVWLGVMREAQLLGMPTTATMMFGSIETDEERIEHLDVLRALQDETAGFTAFIPWYYVPWKTPLRGKEATGLEYLRVLAISRLYLDNFPHLQASWLTPGLKMGQLALFYGCDDMGGTILEEQVVHDAGSTNEATRKQLEELVVTAGFRPVIRDTYWNVRDDVALASA